In Reichenbachiella agarivorans, one genomic interval encodes:
- a CDS encoding carbohydrate-binding protein codes for MMKKVLYSVLANMVCFVAVCQEWSGVAIPANAGSGKEWQLQTAPSDDFNYTFNATNQLSNFGNNKWYNFYHNSWNGPGSTYWQYNHTAVDGDNLVIRASRNPSTSKMGVPGINSGCITSNNKVKYPVFIEAAVSVANISLASDVWLLSPDDTQEIDMIECYGGADNGNAFFAKDIHLSHHSFVRNPFQDYQPRGHNSWWTRSDITTSWGDYCWNNDNRKYVRIGVNWIGPKHFEYYVDGELVRVLYDKACATKNGNTWYYTYPSMTNGQLDFDSDGYQTENAFATSANYTFATLQNASNTSSVSVIDPYNFQGGVGFTKELDIIINVESQDWHVAAGRTPGDAELNDATKNQMKVDWIRVYKPVATGDTGGGSTGGGTSTGGAEIIIEAESFGSTGGTYNDSLVPYGFNNAGTIVNYVNTGDWAEYAINATEAGEFEIKYSIATPSDNAQVRIKVDGQTVSTDNVPNNGSWGGFATLSGSQNVSLTAGSHTVRIEASGTNAWQWNLDKVILTKVISSGGGTGSDVSVVVQAENFTTTGGTYNDALSGGPGLGANTSGTIINFVNGGDYMDYVVSIPEAGAYEVVYNYATPLSGTSVDIAVSGTYYFSTNFVSTGGWGTYQSQSATQTANFTVGNHTIRLTAGAADWQWNLDHITLTRVGNQSSRTRTEVDEKLSSESIVAYPVPASTQVRFAGLTEEAYQVSVYDMRGKKVVRGMVHASEDYVMDVRHLEAGIYVTRLYAQGQIQTMKINVRR; via the coding sequence ATGATGAAAAAAGTACTATACAGCGTATTGGCCAACATGGTCTGTTTTGTGGCCGTATGCCAGGAATGGAGCGGAGTGGCTATCCCTGCCAATGCAGGATCAGGAAAAGAATGGCAGCTACAAACGGCACCTTCAGATGATTTCAATTATACCTTCAATGCGACCAACCAACTGTCCAATTTTGGCAACAACAAGTGGTACAATTTTTACCACAATTCTTGGAATGGCCCTGGATCAACCTACTGGCAGTACAATCACACCGCGGTGGACGGTGACAACTTGGTGATTCGTGCTTCGAGAAATCCGAGCACTTCCAAAATGGGGGTGCCAGGCATCAATTCGGGCTGTATCACTTCCAACAACAAAGTGAAATATCCCGTGTTCATCGAAGCAGCAGTGAGTGTAGCCAATATTTCCTTGGCATCTGACGTGTGGTTGTTGAGCCCAGACGATACGCAGGAAATCGACATGATTGAGTGCTACGGTGGGGCAGATAATGGCAATGCTTTTTTTGCCAAGGACATCCACTTGAGTCATCACTCTTTCGTGAGAAATCCGTTTCAGGACTACCAACCACGAGGACACAACAGCTGGTGGACACGCAGCGACATCACGACTTCTTGGGGGGATTATTGTTGGAACAACGACAACCGAAAGTATGTAAGAATTGGTGTGAACTGGATCGGTCCCAAGCATTTTGAATACTACGTTGACGGAGAACTGGTGCGGGTACTGTACGACAAGGCATGTGCCACCAAGAATGGAAACACGTGGTACTATACCTATCCTAGCATGACCAATGGTCAGTTGGATTTTGATAGTGATGGCTATCAGACCGAAAATGCCTTTGCGACCAGCGCAAATTACACGTTTGCGACCTTGCAAAATGCCAGCAATACATCGAGCGTCAGCGTGATCGACCCGTACAATTTTCAGGGCGGAGTGGGATTCACCAAAGAACTAGACATCATCATCAATGTCGAATCACAGGACTGGCATGTGGCAGCTGGACGTACACCTGGAGATGCTGAACTCAACGATGCTACTAAAAATCAGATGAAAGTGGATTGGATTCGTGTGTACAAGCCAGTAGCTACAGGCGATACAGGAGGAGGTAGCACTGGAGGCGGAACGTCTACAGGTGGGGCTGAGATCATCATCGAGGCGGAGAGTTTTGGCAGCACAGGCGGGACATACAACGACAGCTTGGTTCCCTATGGATTCAACAATGCGGGTACGATCGTCAATTATGTCAATACGGGTGACTGGGCCGAATATGCCATCAATGCAACGGAAGCAGGGGAGTTTGAGATCAAATATAGCATCGCCACGCCTTCGGACAATGCACAAGTACGCATCAAAGTAGACGGGCAAACGGTATCGACCGACAATGTTCCCAACAATGGGTCTTGGGGTGGTTTTGCAACACTCAGTGGATCACAAAATGTGTCGCTTACAGCGGGTAGCCATACCGTACGTATCGAAGCTTCTGGAACGAATGCATGGCAATGGAATCTAGACAAGGTGATCTTGACCAAAGTCATTTCGAGCGGAGGAGGCACAGGTAGCGATGTGTCTGTTGTCGTGCAAGCCGAAAATTTCACCACGACAGGAGGAACCTACAACGACGCTTTGTCTGGAGGTCCAGGTTTAGGAGCCAATACATCAGGTACGATCATTAACTTCGTCAACGGAGGAGACTACATGGACTATGTGGTATCGATCCCCGAAGCAGGGGCTTACGAAGTAGTGTACAACTATGCGACTCCATTGTCTGGTACATCGGTAGATATTGCGGTGTCTGGGACCTACTATTTCAGTACCAACTTTGTCAGTACGGGTGGATGGGGGACTTATCAAAGCCAATCTGCCACTCAGACCGCCAACTTCACTGTAGGAAATCATACGATCCGATTGACTGCAGGAGCGGCAGATTGGCAGTGGAATTTGGATCACATCACCTTGACACGTGTTGGCAACCAATCGTCACGCACCCGAACCGAGGTGGATGAAAAGTTGTCCTCCGAGTCTATCGTGGCTTATCCTGTGCCGGCGAGTACACAAGTACGATTTGCGGGGTTGACAGAGGAGGCTTACCAGGTGTCAGTATATGATATGCGTGGCAAAAAAGTCGTCAGGGGTATGGTTCATGCATCCGAGGACTATGTAATGGATGTGAGACACCTAGAAGCAGGGATTTATGTCACAAGGCTGTATGCTCAAGGACAAATACAGACGATGAAAATCAATGTGAGAAGATAA
- a CDS encoding NAD(P)/FAD-dependent oxidoreductase has product MSTKDKTCLVIGASHAGVNFAFALRKEGWEGRIVLFDKDPVLPYHRPPLSKAYLTSDDLIEKHSLKSAESYEKEHIELCLGVGISSINRDTKTITLDTGETQVYDQLVLATGARPLIPPIPGMDTAHQLYPLRTAHDVQQIKAALGDGKGKRAVIIGGGYIGLEIAASMKKVGTDVTVLEREARVLARVTAPEMSAFFQQLHAEQDVNVLTNKNVVSIAKADESNIVHCSDGSQYPADLIVVGVGIRVNLELAKDAGLEIENGIKVNAQTQTSDPAIYAIGDCSFHHNPLYDRWVRLESVQNAVDQAKVAAAVIAGKDASYNSLPWFWSDQFDVKLQMVGLSEGYDELLIREEEGERKFSAWYFRGDQLLAVDAVNNAKAYVIGTKFIKESVKVDKQKLVELSTDLKPVHLLAPS; this is encoded by the coding sequence ATGTCTACAAAAGATAAAACCTGTCTCGTGATCGGCGCGAGCCATGCGGGCGTCAACTTTGCCTTTGCGCTGCGCAAAGAAGGCTGGGAAGGCCGCATCGTGCTCTTCGACAAAGACCCAGTACTGCCCTATCACCGCCCACCGCTCTCCAAGGCCTACCTGACCAGCGACGATTTGATCGAAAAGCACTCACTCAAGTCAGCGGAAAGCTACGAAAAAGAGCATATCGAACTATGCCTGGGTGTAGGCATCAGCTCCATCAACCGTGACACCAAAACCATCACACTAGATACTGGTGAAACTCAGGTGTACGATCAGCTGGTTTTGGCGACAGGAGCACGACCACTCATCCCACCGATCCCAGGCATGGACACAGCACATCAGCTGTATCCGTTAAGAACCGCTCATGATGTGCAGCAAATCAAAGCTGCACTGGGCGACGGTAAGGGCAAACGTGCGGTGATCATCGGCGGTGGATACATCGGACTGGAAATTGCCGCATCGATGAAAAAAGTCGGCACTGATGTCACCGTACTCGAGCGCGAAGCGCGCGTACTGGCACGTGTGACGGCACCTGAGATGTCCGCATTCTTTCAGCAATTGCATGCGGAGCAGGATGTGAATGTACTGACGAATAAAAATGTGGTATCCATCGCAAAAGCTGACGAAAGCAACATCGTACATTGCTCAGATGGCAGTCAATACCCAGCAGACCTGATCGTGGTAGGGGTTGGCATTCGTGTCAATCTGGAGCTGGCCAAGGATGCGGGGTTGGAGATTGAAAACGGCATCAAAGTCAATGCGCAGACACAAACCAGTGATCCTGCCATTTACGCAATAGGCGATTGTAGCTTTCACCACAATCCGCTTTACGACCGTTGGGTGCGTCTGGAGTCGGTACAAAATGCTGTGGATCAGGCCAAAGTAGCCGCTGCAGTGATCGCTGGCAAGGACGCCAGCTACAACAGTCTCCCGTGGTTTTGGTCGGATCAGTTTGATGTCAAACTGCAAATGGTAGGATTGTCCGAAGGGTACGACGAGCTTTTGATCCGTGAGGAAGAAGGTGAACGCAAGTTCTCTGCCTGGTACTTTCGTGGTGATCAACTACTGGCTGTCGATGCAGTCAACAACGCCAAAGCGTATGTGATCGGCACGAAGTTTATCAAGGAAAGCGTAAAAGTCGACAAACAAAAACTCGTAGAGCTATCAACCGACTTGAAACCAGTCCATCTGCTCGCTCCATCGTAA
- a CDS encoding 2Fe-2S iron-sulfur cluster-binding protein has product MAKITFITSDNETIVAEASSGSVMELAKDNNVTGIDGDCGGVCSCATCHVHVAAGDFDKVGAPGEIEADMLELEDNYNEHSRLCCQIDISDAIDGVTLHVVN; this is encoded by the coding sequence ATGGCAAAAATTACATTTATCACCAGCGATAACGAAACGATCGTAGCAGAAGCAAGCAGCGGCTCTGTGATGGAGCTGGCCAAGGATAACAACGTCACCGGCATAGACGGGGACTGTGGGGGCGTTTGCTCCTGTGCGACCTGTCATGTGCATGTTGCGGCAGGGGATTTTGACAAAGTGGGAGCTCCCGGAGAGATCGAGGCAGACATGCTGGAGCTCGAAGACAACTACAACGAGCACAGTCGCCTCTGCTGTCAGATCGACATCAGCGATGCGATCGATGGGGTGACGCTCCATGTAGTGAATTAA
- a CDS encoding cytochrome P450, translating to MKKSALPDPFAQAREAKGYGTIEDQNDPVTMLLRLKDVRKTAKDTKTFQSGAAPGRIVVPSEVSIRDTRQIPFEVDPPMHGEYRALLEDWFKRPEQPDYRESLEEIITELVDEALQTDSLEVMEQFALKLQSRALTLLLNIPYEESDTWIGWGMHVFRSEESALDGDKAAILYDYIDAQIDKAIEHPGDDLYSVLLDSEIEGRKLTKEEVKGVMILTFAGGRDTVINAVTNSIAYFAEHPESLCRLDNEPEITAHAVEELVRYFSPLTHMGRVVTEDTQVCEHAAKADTRVSLCWASANRDASTFENPNEIVIDRKMNPHVGFGFGIHKCLGATHARQVLRVLLGVLAQKVKSIDILEQKDNIEDWGEFQRKVGYDSIQVKFHGKD from the coding sequence ATGAAAAAAAGCGCACTGCCCGATCCATTCGCACAAGCCCGAGAAGCCAAAGGCTATGGCACAATAGAGGATCAAAACGATCCCGTCACCATGCTACTCCGTCTCAAAGACGTCCGCAAGACAGCCAAGGACACGAAGACATTTCAGTCTGGTGCTGCTCCGGGGCGTATCGTGGTGCCGTCGGAGGTGAGCATACGCGATACCCGACAGATTCCCTTTGAGGTAGATCCACCGATGCACGGTGAGTACCGGGCTTTGTTGGAAGACTGGTTCAAGCGACCAGAGCAGCCAGATTATCGCGAGAGTTTGGAAGAGATCATCACTGAATTGGTAGACGAAGCGCTGCAAACGGACAGCCTCGAAGTGATGGAGCAATTTGCCCTAAAGCTACAGTCACGTGCGCTCACACTGCTACTCAACATCCCCTACGAAGAATCTGATACCTGGATTGGTTGGGGGATGCACGTATTCAGAAGTGAAGAATCCGCGCTAGACGGAGACAAGGCGGCCATTCTCTACGACTACATCGATGCGCAAATCGACAAGGCCATCGAACACCCGGGAGATGACCTTTACTCAGTGCTGCTAGATTCCGAAATTGAAGGTCGAAAGCTGACCAAAGAAGAAGTCAAAGGCGTGATGATCCTGACCTTTGCGGGTGGCAGAGACACCGTCATCAATGCGGTGACCAACTCCATTGCCTACTTCGCAGAGCATCCTGAATCGCTCTGCCGACTGGACAATGAGCCTGAGATCACTGCTCACGCCGTGGAGGAACTCGTGCGCTATTTCTCGCCGCTCACCCACATGGGTCGAGTGGTGACCGAAGACACCCAGGTCTGCGAACATGCCGCCAAAGCAGATACCAGAGTATCGCTTTGCTGGGCTTCCGCCAATAGAGATGCCTCGACGTTTGAAAACCCTAACGAAATAGTCATCGATCGCAAAATGAATCCTCATGTGGGCTTTGGTTTTGGGATACACAAATGCCTAGGCGCTACCCACGCCCGTCAGGTATTGAGAGTTTTACTCGGTGTGCTTGCGCAAAAAGTGAAATCTATCGACATCCTAGAGCAAAAGGACAATATCGAGGACTGGGGCGAATTCCAACGAAAAGTGGGGTACGACAGTATTCAGGTAAAATTTCATGGAAAGGACTAA
- a CDS encoding McrB family protein gives MIEEIRQFITNQAIAFGAKPEAEFHKPYIERNNTGQEALKDNGAYFGFIHPDEDVSGPFHDFSLTIFPNDQGKPWLVCLGIGSSGFKNDYELATYPGLRRLFSQLVDHKGFCKSDFSDIETSLPKTISGHRDLQHIKNTVKTYTKVLPVCQIVDNPESEVGKQTIAAFVAGYAKLRDWPSNSSHRKSLSAALSPFLQMKEAIDETEEIINLLTERKYIVLQGPPGTGKTRSAKEVAEKMKAIVFFTQFHAETSFSDFIYGIRPDLGNNELSYIESLGIFTQALKYALEHGKEKVVLVIDEINRANLSNVLGPIFYLFEHKMDSSNVEIEITPGFKVKVLPDNFHVIATMNTADRSLAVVDFALRRRFAWYSLKPKAINIKQFFKDDFARIEDIFNWYASSNELSLQPGQGYFIADSENEMKNRIRYEVFPLIQEYLQEGLMKNSKEEFNNYFSTRIGQSLFE, from the coding sequence ATGATAGAAGAGATTCGACAGTTTATCACAAATCAGGCGATAGCGTTTGGCGCAAAACCTGAAGCAGAATTCCATAAACCGTACATCGAAAGAAACAACACAGGGCAGGAGGCTCTTAAAGATAATGGGGCTTACTTCGGGTTTATTCACCCTGATGAAGATGTATCAGGACCATTTCATGATTTTTCATTAACCATATTCCCAAATGATCAAGGGAAACCCTGGCTGGTTTGTTTAGGCATTGGTTCAAGTGGTTTTAAGAATGATTACGAGCTTGCTACTTACCCTGGGTTGAGACGACTTTTTTCTCAACTTGTAGATCACAAAGGGTTTTGCAAATCGGATTTTTCAGATATAGAAACAAGTTTACCTAAGACAATCTCAGGTCATCGGGATTTACAGCATATTAAGAACACCGTCAAGACATATACCAAAGTACTTCCTGTGTGTCAAATTGTTGATAATCCAGAAAGCGAAGTAGGTAAGCAAACGATAGCAGCCTTCGTTGCTGGGTACGCGAAACTAAGAGATTGGCCTTCAAACAGCAGCCATCGCAAATCCCTATCAGCTGCATTATCACCTTTTCTCCAAATGAAAGAAGCTATTGACGAAACAGAAGAGATAATAAATCTTTTGACGGAGAGAAAATATATAGTACTCCAAGGACCTCCAGGCACGGGGAAAACAAGATCAGCGAAAGAGGTAGCTGAAAAAATGAAAGCCATTGTGTTTTTTACTCAATTCCATGCTGAAACAAGCTTTTCCGATTTTATATATGGTATTCGACCTGATTTAGGCAATAATGAACTTAGCTACATTGAAAGTTTAGGGATTTTTACCCAAGCCCTTAAATATGCTCTTGAACACGGAAAGGAAAAAGTAGTCTTGGTCATTGACGAAATCAACAGAGCTAATCTTTCTAACGTCCTTGGGCCGATATTTTACTTATTTGAACACAAAATGGATTCGTCGAATGTAGAAATAGAAATAACTCCCGGTTTCAAGGTTAAAGTGCTTCCTGATAATTTTCACGTTATAGCAACGATGAATACAGCTGACCGAAGCCTAGCCGTTGTTGATTTTGCATTGAGAAGAAGATTTGCCTGGTACTCGCTAAAACCAAAAGCAATAAATATTAAACAATTTTTCAAAGATGATTTTGCTCGCATTGAAGATATCTTTAATTGGTACGCGTCGAGCAATGAGCTCTCACTGCAACCTGGTCAAGGTTATTTTATTGCCGACAGTGAAAATGAGATGAAAAACCGCATTAGGTATGAAGTTTTCCCGTTGATTCAGGAGTATTTGCAAGAAGGCTTAATGAAAAACTCAAAGGAAGAATTCAATAATTACTTTTCAACTCGAATAGGTCAATCACTTTTTGAATGA
- a CDS encoding McrC family protein — translation MKQPVDVFCEIPCLTERSKQLSGITLQKKWFKAADKRIIGQYLQKFIDYNSSLFRFLGIEPYIIGTDQSTSLSFRSSEFIGTVPLRAPDTGKQIGDFVVMPRFIGQDRFEDYIEILNILGPDISPQTIDSLPLASGKNFRPPLYLEALKFITSVESLLKKSWKKFDNIEKESTQPNGQINWNKYISSHYKVEKQLKFPIKKNILSEFHTEYEEVRYVYDICKAELLSSKTPQRIKSSIRTQLGFIDEKLYFHRPKTTSKIAIRAADSPTVKSCKNQANRILNFKLTDSTAWRVDFSEVFEKFIQYIFTEVAKETGGKLLPNFKFQSRTLRHYAWEMKHIEPDAIYHKDGFLVFIDAKYKSNLYNKFDRSDSLKEDHRHDLHQILAYSSFSNSEDKFGFLCYPSSHLELKTINYSNRINNVKNTVIILGIPLKKDSIYEAKKLLSQKLHDLEKHNEHNIMHSNFKSSDTSS, via the coding sequence ATGAAACAGCCCGTTGATGTTTTTTGCGAAATACCCTGTTTGACCGAGCGCTCCAAGCAATTAAGCGGAATCACACTACAAAAAAAATGGTTTAAAGCTGCGGACAAAAGAATAATAGGTCAATACTTGCAAAAGTTCATTGACTATAATTCCAGCCTATTTAGATTCTTAGGCATTGAACCATACATCATTGGTACTGACCAAAGCACTTCATTATCCTTTCGTTCATCAGAGTTTATCGGGACCGTTCCATTAAGAGCTCCGGATACTGGGAAGCAAATTGGTGACTTTGTTGTAATGCCTAGGTTCATTGGTCAAGACCGATTTGAGGACTACATTGAAATACTAAACATTCTGGGGCCCGACATTAGTCCGCAAACGATAGATAGTCTACCGCTGGCTTCAGGGAAAAATTTCAGACCTCCATTATATCTCGAGGCATTAAAGTTCATCACTAGTGTCGAGTCACTATTAAAAAAATCATGGAAGAAATTTGATAATATCGAAAAAGAATCAACTCAACCCAATGGACAAATCAACTGGAATAAGTACATATCCTCTCATTACAAAGTCGAAAAACAGCTTAAATTTCCTATCAAAAAAAACATTCTTAGTGAGTTTCATACAGAGTATGAAGAAGTGCGGTATGTTTATGATATTTGTAAGGCAGAACTGCTTTCATCGAAAACTCCACAAAGAATTAAAAGCAGCATTCGAACTCAACTGGGTTTTATTGACGAAAAGTTGTATTTCCATCGACCTAAAACAACGAGTAAAATTGCAATCAGGGCTGCAGACAGCCCGACAGTAAAATCTTGTAAAAATCAAGCAAATAGAATCCTTAATTTCAAATTGACAGATAGTACTGCGTGGAGAGTTGATTTTTCAGAAGTTTTTGAAAAATTCATCCAATATATTTTCACAGAGGTGGCCAAAGAAACAGGTGGGAAGTTGCTCCCCAATTTTAAATTTCAATCCAGGACTTTAAGGCACTACGCTTGGGAAATGAAGCATATTGAACCTGATGCCATTTATCATAAGGATGGGTTTCTTGTTTTTATTGATGCTAAGTACAAGTCAAATCTTTACAACAAATTTGACAGAAGTGATTCGCTAAAAGAAGATCATAGGCATGACTTACATCAAATCTTGGCATACTCTTCGTTTAGCAACTCTGAAGATAAATTTGGTTTTCTATGCTACCCTTCCTCCCATTTAGAATTAAAGACAATTAATTACTCAAATCGAATAAACAATGTAAAGAACACCGTTATAATACTAGGCATACCCTTAAAAAAGGACAGCATTTATGAAGCAAAAAAACTTTTGTCTCAAAAATTACATGATCTAGAAAAGCATAACGAACATAACATCATGCATTCCAATTTCAAATCCTCCGATACATCTTCCTAA
- a CDS encoding AraC family transcriptional regulator yields the protein MKAVLEQVAIAEQDSIRAFRYSKKVFDAPWHFHPEYELTLILRSAGIRYVGNNISDFNEGDLVLLGSNLPHCWKNIDDKTGPSESLVIQWRQEIISDLPIFDQIHELMHRAQRGLFIHPKDRPEIASRMHALTDSTGIEQYLGFVELLDYIARHAHYDYIAGASYSYDGTSATTNRLEVVQSYVKTHFKEKIKLADIADKLSMSEQSFSRFFSKTMSKPFFVFLNEYRVNISSRLILETDLQMAEIAYQCGYESLPFFYKQFKKFKGYTPLEFRKMYRRI from the coding sequence ATGAAAGCCGTGCTAGAGCAAGTAGCCATTGCCGAACAGGACAGTATTCGTGCCTTTCGTTATTCCAAAAAGGTTTTTGATGCGCCTTGGCATTTTCATCCCGAGTATGAATTGACCCTCATCCTCCGAAGTGCTGGCATCCGCTACGTGGGCAACAATATTTCAGATTTCAACGAAGGTGATTTGGTGTTGCTGGGCAGTAACCTGCCGCATTGTTGGAAAAACATCGATGATAAAACCGGCCCTAGCGAATCGCTGGTGATTCAGTGGCGCCAGGAGATCATCAGCGATCTGCCGATTTTCGACCAAATCCATGAACTGATGCATCGTGCGCAGAGAGGCTTGTTCATTCACCCCAAAGATCGGCCTGAAATCGCAAGTCGTATGCATGCGTTGACCGACAGTACGGGGATTGAGCAATATCTTGGTTTTGTGGAGCTCCTGGACTACATCGCACGCCATGCGCACTACGACTATATCGCTGGCGCCTCCTATTCGTACGACGGTACCAGCGCCACTACGAACCGCCTCGAAGTGGTGCAATCTTACGTCAAAACACACTTCAAAGAGAAAATTAAGTTGGCTGATATTGCCGATAAGCTAAGCATGAGTGAGCAGTCCTTTTCGCGCTTTTTCAGCAAGACGATGAGCAAGCCCTTCTTCGTCTTCCTCAACGAATACCGGGTGAATATCTCCAGCCGACTCATCCTAGAGACCGACCTACAGATGGCCGAGATCGCCTACCAATGCGGCTATGAAAGCCTGCCTTTCTTCTACAAGCAATTCAAAAAATTCAAAGGCTACACGCCACTGGAGTTTAGGAAGATGTATCGGAGGATTTGA
- a CDS encoding Zn-dependent alcohol dehydrogenase, whose protein sequence is MAIQSKAAIAKGDGSFVIDTVTVADPQADEILIRVKAAGLCHTDHDSLNWGKPIVMGHEGAGIIEKLGSEVSDFQVGDQVILNWATPCMRCFQCEEGNQHICENNSPVTAGGNGYTPGHAHLDGTKWNDKAIERSFNIGTLSEYTLVKASACVKLSSDMPMPSASIISCGVMTGYGSVVNSAKLSAGSSAVVLGTGGVGLNVIQGARISGAAMIIAIDINPERLEMAKAFGATQTILADKEDKGLMKAAEQVKAMTKGRGADYAFECTAIPALGAAPLAMIRNAGTAVQVSGIEEEITIDMRLFEWDKIYINPLYGKCRPQIDFPKLVSLYDKGDLMLDQMITRTYPLDDLQQAFDDMLGGRNAKGVIVFD, encoded by the coding sequence ATGGCCATTCAATCCAAAGCGGCAATAGCCAAGGGAGACGGGAGTTTCGTCATCGATACGGTAACGGTCGCTGATCCCCAAGCTGATGAAATACTAATAAGAGTGAAAGCAGCGGGACTCTGCCACACCGATCATGATTCGCTCAACTGGGGCAAGCCCATCGTCATGGGGCACGAAGGTGCAGGAATCATCGAGAAATTGGGAAGTGAAGTCTCGGACTTCCAAGTCGGAGACCAAGTCATCCTCAACTGGGCGACACCTTGTATGCGATGCTTTCAGTGTGAGGAGGGCAACCAGCACATCTGCGAAAACAACTCACCCGTGACAGCAGGAGGCAATGGCTATACGCCTGGTCACGCGCACCTCGACGGTACGAAGTGGAATGACAAAGCCATCGAACGCTCCTTCAATATCGGGACGCTTTCAGAGTACACGTTGGTCAAAGCCTCTGCCTGTGTGAAACTGTCCAGCGACATGCCCATGCCCTCGGCGAGTATCATCAGCTGCGGCGTGATGACGGGCTACGGCTCGGTCGTCAACTCCGCCAAACTCTCTGCTGGCAGTTCGGCTGTGGTACTCGGTACTGGTGGAGTAGGTCTCAACGTCATCCAAGGAGCTCGCATCTCGGGTGCAGCCATGATCATCGCGATCGACATCAATCCCGAGCGACTGGAAATGGCCAAGGCCTTTGGGGCAACCCAAACGATACTGGCTGATAAGGAAGACAAAGGGCTGATGAAAGCCGCCGAACAAGTCAAAGCCATGACCAAGGGACGCGGGGCGGACTATGCCTTTGAGTGTACAGCCATCCCTGCTTTGGGTGCAGCTCCGCTGGCGATGATCCGCAATGCCGGTACTGCCGTGCAGGTCAGTGGGATCGAAGAAGAAATAACTATCGATATGCGGCTCTTCGAATGGGACAAGATTTACATCAATCCTCTTTACGGAAAATGCCGTCCGCAGATAGATTTCCCTAAATTGGTGAGTCTGTATGACAAGGGCGACTTGATGCTCGATCAGATGATCACCCGCACCTATCCGCTCGATGACCTGCAGCAGGCCTTCGACGACATGCTGGGCGGTCGCAATGCCAAAGGCGTAATTGTATTCGACTGA
- a CDS encoding alpha/beta hydrolase — protein sequence MSKFKTTELSDPQFEIGGLRFITVKTPNLKGRGDICVFVPEGEDLHDLPIVTLMHGVYGSAWIWAMKGGAAQTAERLIRENQIRAMVLAMPSDGLWGDGSAYMAHDGYDFEKWIAEDVTAAVRELIPQTSDQSPLFISGLSMGGFGALRVGAKYAKQYAGISAHSSITEIRQMKLFVVEPLDHYQQTARLDEDAFTAMVENRNDLPPLRFDCGSSDLLIDYNRQLHADLDKAGIAHTYEEFEGGHQWEYWQEHLVDTLLFFDRQI from the coding sequence ATGAGTAAATTCAAAACAACCGAACTATCCGATCCGCAGTTTGAGATTGGAGGCCTACGCTTCATTACCGTGAAGACACCGAACCTAAAGGGGCGCGGCGATATCTGCGTTTTTGTCCCTGAGGGTGAAGACCTCCATGACCTACCCATTGTCACGTTGATGCACGGTGTGTACGGCAGTGCTTGGATCTGGGCGATGAAGGGCGGTGCAGCACAGACCGCCGAGCGACTGATCCGCGAGAACCAAATCCGAGCGATGGTACTGGCCATGCCTTCTGATGGATTGTGGGGCGACGGCTCGGCCTATATGGCGCACGATGGCTATGATTTTGAAAAATGGATTGCCGAGGATGTGACAGCTGCCGTGCGAGAACTGATCCCCCAGACTTCTGACCAATCACCGCTGTTCATCTCGGGGTTGTCGATGGGTGGATTTGGCGCTTTGCGAGTAGGTGCCAAGTATGCGAAGCAATACGCGGGTATCTCGGCACATAGCTCCATCACAGAGATCCGACAGATGAAACTGTTTGTCGTGGAGCCTCTGGATCACTACCAGCAGACGGCGCGCCTCGATGAGGATGCCTTTACTGCTATGGTGGAAAATCGAAACGACCTGCCCCCGCTTCGCTTTGACTGTGGCAGCAGCGACTTGTTGATCGATTACAATCGCCAGTTGCATGCTGACCTGGACAAGGCAGGCATTGCCCATACCTATGAAGAATTTGAAGGTGGCCACCAGTGGGAATATTGGCAGGAGCATTTGGTGGATACATTGCTGTTTTTTGATCGACAGATTTAG